The sequence TGATTATCTTCGTAGTGGTAATCGAATCTGCGCCAGAAAATATACCCATGGAGACCACAATTTCTGACCTTTTTCTCTCCtaattgtatttctttaatttcgttcGGTTCACGACGGAACTTGGACCGAACACGTTTAACACGCGTTCTATCGGAATGAGATGAAAATTCACTAACCGAAACTATCATACGCTAGACATCACGTCGACTGCATGAAGCATGTTTGTTTGAATCATGTCATTTTTGATCGTGTCGATCGCTTTAAAGGCATGTATTTGTAGCTGCAGTGTACCCGCAGAACTGCTGTATGCTTGCAGTGCGTCGTGATTACGCGTGTTTTGCTCGTAATACCCGAATCTCACGTGCGTACGCACATGTTCTCGATTTCTTCTCGACAGATGTGAAGCGCCGGCAAAGTCTCTACGACGAGGACTCCCTCGATGGCGATCATCCTAGCGAGAACGAAGGTATCACGTTTTCAAGGGCAGTGTCGAGACTTTTCGTTTGTCACATTTTTCCCTCGGTTGTTTAAACATCGAATGGGCACCAAaaactttggaattttttgTCTAGTTGTAATAATCAATCTTTTGTCTCGTGGCGTACGATCGATTGTAAATAACTGGGAATagtttgattaaaattgatttcggAGTTTAAATGGGCAATGTGTACTACGCTTTTATTATCGAGAACTGTCTGGGAAACAAGTAAACGTCGACGTGTTTCAAGCAGAACGCGAAGCTCGTACGACAAGAAGAAGTAATCGGTCTTCGCGGTTGTTCTCAGGACGGGAGTCGACGGGAAGCGCGAAAGACGTGGACAGGGCGAAGCTCGTCCGTGAGAGACAAAACGAAGAGCGGCAGCGGAAGTTGGAAGAGCTGAGACAGCAGGCTCTCGCCGCGCAACGTTTCCGGGAGCAACGGGAAGAGGAACGTCGAAGGCGCATCGACGAGCTCAAATCGCGTGACAACGACAGGTTtgtcttttcttcctttcttttctcctttttcttctttcttttctttcgtttgctCAGAAGTAATGCACTAATATTCACTAATAGGTTTACTGATTCGTGAAAATTCGTAATTCTTCAGTTGCGTCGTTTTCCATCTTTTTGTATTCtcactttttcttcctttctttttttttttttttttttgtagtaaAAGGTACAAGTCGGAGTGAACTTACGCTCGAATGGGAAAAGGATGAGAGTTTAAGCCGGCTTTGCGTTTGAAATTGGGTTATTTAATACGATCCAGTTGCGAACGATAGAGCGCATGCCTTGAGGGTagttttttttaatctatGACACGCGAATTTAAACCGACACGGAACCACATTGATGTGTTTAAACGCGCTCTTTACGAGATTACGTGCTCTCTACGAAGTTATAAGTTGACCTGGTTAATATGATGCCGGGCTAAACTGTTTCGCCGCCGCAGAGAAGCCCGGGAAATTACCACGACACCTGCATAAAGTTCACCCGCGGCAAAATCGCTTTTCCGTCCCgtctaaaaaaagaataacagCCTATTACGTGTACGCGAAGACGTACTTTCTCGTTCGTACCTTGAGAACCTCTAGTTCGAAATCTGCTTTCTGcagaaatattcgttttatatttattttagacgAAACCAAGTCGGGGAGAGGAAACGGGCGATATGCGAGgcggaaagagaaagaagagaggcgATCCTCCGAAAGAATCAAGAGAGAGAAGCTCGTATAgaggcgaagaagaagaacgagagGTCGCACATCGTGTTTGCGTTCGGAAGTTCTACACCGAGGATGTTGGAGCCAGCCGATACCGGTGGCTCCACTTTCTGGGGAACGCGTCGCGCAACCTCTACCACCAATGTAATGATGTTCTCGGCTGCACAGCCATTGACAAGGAGATCCTCAGAGAGAGAACTCGATGGCAGCAAGAAGCGAGCCACGTCAGCTGGTGGACTTGACCGGAAACCTGGCGAAGGTTAGTGGGAATTTCTCAACCGGATACAGATACGAGGATGTTATTGATATTCGCGGAtacatgtatttaatttaatacgacAGACGTCGGTGATGATATTGCGACATCAAACTTCTATATTCGTAATAGTGTTTGTTACGATAATTTTCTGCCTATTCCATTCTATTCCATATTTCTTCATGTCGATGTTATTTTGATCGGTATCTGGTAGTTGAGCGATGGAAGCACGTAGAAATTGTTCGACGTCTGTCGTTAACATCGTCAGTTATGGATAGTAACGAAAAGATAAAGAATCGCGAGAATTCGTGTAAAGAAAATTCGTTAGCGAATATCGTGTCGTTggtgtaataattattctttcttcgtgTTGGCACTCAAAAATCGTCGAGCTGCCGATGGTTGAGACGTACAGCGAAGGCCGCTTCTTTTCTCACTGCGTTCTTTCTACACAGCGCTTCTAGTGCTATATGTAGTTGCGCAACCGATGCGCCGTAACGCGTAACGCATGGATGCACTACGTTCCAGAAAGATTACGCAGAAGGCGAACGAGacatttttatacgtatttgcGTGCGTGGCTTGTGCGCTACTCTTTTCAGTTAAAGATTATTTACTAATCATTTACGAAACCGGGTTAAAATCGTGGCGCCTCATCCTAGCGATAAATCGAGCTTCCTTCGacggataaatatttttacgatgaTGTTTGATTACCAAACACTACACATCAACCACCAACACACGACTTTATTCAACTGTACACGATATCTCCATGTTGAtggttaaaaaaagaaaaaaggaaattacgGAGCATGAGAGATCGATTCTCTAATGTTGATAGATAAAATGATTCGTGATCGTATTCGTaatgtgttttatattctctgtacttttttcaggtttttcgtttaaatttctacAGTTCGTATTGTATGTTTTTCGCAGCCAATTCCACCGGTTTTTAATTTCGCTGCGTTTCCCGACGAATGCAATTTGATTTCAGCGATAAACGAGATGATGTTATTGATTTATTCCtctcttattcttttttgtttcttttttttttgctataTATCATGTTCTTTTGCCAACATAATATCGCTTCATGTACACACACGAGAAGCACCTCATCTTCGACGCGCTGACTTCTCTGTAATCCGCACACGTTATTACGAAATACAAGTGTCAAAAGTACATAGACAGAGAGACAGATAGTTGTTCGTAGCGAGAATATATGCCTgagtaaatgtaatttcactAGAGTTGTAACATTGACCGGAGAGAGATAGATTTCCTTTCGTTCGGTAATTAAGATCCTATTGCATCCGCTCTATTTATCTCTGTACTTACTGGTGGTGGCTCTGTCAGGCAAAGTGTAATTTTAAAGTATCTGTGAATCGCACTTATATCTAACTCATGCTAATTCCCCCCACCCTACGTTTGTTAATCTGTCGAACAACCCCACCCTTGCCCACCCCTGagagaattaagaaaaaaagaaaaagagaaattgaaaaaaaaaggaataagaacaaaaaagaagaaacgaagagaattcGATTGGAAAGTACCTAATGTTGCAGCGCTGAATGGTTTGTTTGCAGATATGAGAATGTCCTCGTCCATGTACGAGGTGTTCAATTGGAATTCTAGCCCTGATCCTCCCTTAACCCCCGCCAAACATAAGAGAGCCAGCCTCTCTCTGCCTCCTACAACTGACATCTTTGCCATCGATGATAAGTCTGATAGCGACACTAGGCGTCCGATGATTCAGCGGGCTGCCAGTGGTGAGTCCTGAagtcgaaaaaaagaaaaaagtctGCAACGGGGAGATTGTTCTGTTATCCCAGAATGAGCTATCAATATAACGTATCCTTGTCTCTCTTTCATTAGCACATCGGAATATACTCTCTTGCAAGCATGTCACTTTCGTTTAACGCCATAAAGATATCTGTACAGATCTGTGAAGTCGTGGAACACCGATGATGTAAttctaattctatttttaGATTGCGAAAgcttatgcatttatgggaaatttaaagctGCTAGAATACATAGAACGTACATAGTATGCAAACATATACATCTTGATATATCAAGAGAAAAGTCCTCGCTCTATTCAGATCTCATTTCTTTAGTTGTGTTCACTACAGACGTAGATtcgcataaacattcgcagtctatCTATTAGATAGTTGTTATATGTAATTCTGGTAACATTGAACTTGGATATCttgatttttatgtaaattcagaTTAACGAGGATCGGTGTTCAACGACGTATATCATTAATTAGTCATATATGCATCCTAACGCTATTCAGAATTCTATACTAACAATTACTAACATTTACATACGTTTAGATGGGTTATTTACTAACGAATTTAGAGTAAGAATTTAGTGTTATATTAGAATACTAATTTTGATAttgctctttctctcgttaatAGCATTACTTTATTCAGTGGCAGTTTTACGAAATGGAAATAAGTATCGAGAAGCTGAGGTGCCTCAATAGTCGAATACGAACTTCAAACGAGACACGCTATCGTTTAATTGTACTTTCCTAACATTTGCCTACTTATTATAAGAGGCAAGCATTATACACTCATATCATTCATAAACTTATTACATCCCTACATACtgtatttaaattgaatttccatttAGTCTTCGATcgagataaatatttctttttacgaatttttcaatcatttgaatagaaaaacattttttaacgatatcaaACGGTCGATTCGATTTTACGAGATTCTTTGAAACGCTTACTTTTTTCGCAACggcttctttcattttttcactcGATATATGAACATACGAACACGTTGATGCGTTAATTTGAATGCTATAACACGAGACACTTTCTGTATATATAGCTCTGTGCATGCGTTGAGATTTTTACCGCCTTACCGGATTTTTACCGGATATCGTTTGCATGTACCACCGTTCCGTTTTACACCGCTTCCGTAACGTCGTTCGTACACGTTCCCAGTTTCTCATTGTCCTCTAATTACCGTAATATCTTTCTGTCATAATGTATATATCACTTTATCCGTAACAACACCGTTGCTCAACATTCCGTTCCTGGTAACGTTATCGAATGACGTCCAAGCTGTATTATGCACAAAAGTTCTTTCTATCTGCTTCGTACATACATgaacacgcacacgcacacgcacacgcacatacatacacaGGAAACAGCATGAAGAATATTGACCAGTAGAGAATATTAGTAGTCGAAAACGGAATGCCAAATGCACATCACTTACACATACTTATACACAGGCTCACGAAAGTACTCGTATACATGTAGACACCTTTCATGAATATAAGTATGTATGATgtgtattatatgaaatattttgaaatttcattaacactgcGATGAGACACAACTATCGTGATTATTTTAGCAAATAATGTCAGTCGTGTCTCTTTAAAatgtgaatgaaatttcaaaatgtttcgtataacacatACAATATGGACAGAAAAGTTTTCAAGAGCCAGTGTATGTACGTACATCATCCACACATATGCACACACCTACCCTACATGTACACTCGGTCCATGCAAAATGGAACGAATTTTCTTATGTTTGCGATGTTCAGAGGATGTACGCGCGCCTTGTACACGTTACGACTGTATAGTGCGCAGTTTCCGGTGGTCGCTTCTCGCGCTTCGCTTCTAAGGGAAACTCCATTGCAGGTGAAGAAAGCGACGGAACACCGGGAACCCCTAGCTCGGTTTATCTGCGGGTGAACAGGAGGCGTACCGATCTGATGCCAACGATACCATCGCCGCGTGATGGACCGCCATCATCAGGGCGTAGTTCGAGCGCTAAGGCCTTCGCACGTTCGCCAGGTAGGACTTACTCCATGTCCAGGCTGGACCAACTGGCGCAGCCTAGGAAACGTCCGACAGAACTTAGCACATTGACGGAACAGCAAAGCCAGCCTCTGAGCGCTTCTAGCATGAGTCGCAGCATGTCACATTTAGCTGCGTCCGGAGGCAAGAGCCTCAAACGCTCAGATAACTCTCGTAGCATGGGTACATTGCCAGGCGCGGTTCCAATGCCGAGACCAACCAGAGCCGAGAGACTTCGTCGCAAAGCCCGCGAGCATCAGAACCAACAGCAGCAAGGTAAGATCGTTCTTGTGCACTCAACTCTCGGTGACATCCTGCTCTTAAATATCATATTCATTTTATCGACGTATCGTCATTCACATAGAAATTCATAGACAAACTATGTAAATATGACCAACAACATCATTCTatattgtacatgtatatcCCTATGGGCATTATATCACGCTGACAGTATTATTCACTGACAATAACTAGACAGATCTTTAGATTTatagattataataattttcatcgaccAATGTTTTACAATTGagaattcgtttcttttcttttttcttttttttttttttttttttacatccCCGAATGAATctattttcagatatttgtCACTATCTATGCTCGCACTCCTGCCGTTCTATATAACTTGAGTTGGGTGCACATGTGCATGCGTACGAATACAGTGAGGAGCCGTTGTAAATCAATAAGACAGAAAATCCTTGTATACCTCGGTTACTTTTCGTGCGACTTCGCGAGACGACGGGTAGAGACTCATGCTTAACTGCTTGCATATCGAACAAAGACTAACAAACGATCTTCAAAGCGTCTAAcgcttcaaatttttctttaaccaTCAATTTTgtgttactttatattatcttaACAACGATATATATCCGACTGCATGGAATTCTTTTTGTGTTAATTATTGTACAAACTGAATTGATTAACAAAACGCTCCTGCTAAGGAAACGAACTCAGATCTCACCGGCTTTTCGGTACCAAGGGTGAAGGTACGCTCTAACGTTTTCCGGTAAGccacacttttttttttcttatatgtgtatatatatatatatatcttatcaCGTACACACACGTTTTACGCACAATACTAGACTGTGTACAGACGAACCGCAATCGTATTTAGTGTGCAATACATTTATATCGCTCCACTTTCGTTCtttgattcttttctttcttgctGTTTTTACGAGGTCTCGTAATTTcccctcgtttctttttatttctaatttgtttatttcggCCTCTTTTTCTCAGTTACTCTCgatgtacatatacatttcACATACGACAcgatcaataatatttttggtGGCGGTGcttgttttctatttaatttcgcTACTTGTACCTCTTAATATACTTAAGTCTATTCTAATATATACAAATCAACGAAAAGACTGATAAGAATAGAACGgaatggaaaaaggaaacagaaaatacGATTTGTTTgtcgaaatatacaaaatactcGTCAGCATTGTGCATCGGCGCGATCTGACGCGATAAtctaacgaaagaaaatagaaaaagtagaaagaataaaaattcggTTCTCTATGAAATGCCGCGGCAACGCGATGCTGCCGTGCATTTCACGGCGTTTGTTTGTTTAATGTTTAACGCGCGACGAACACAATGCATAAAATACGTAAATCAAGAGATGTTCACCTTGGGTGGGTACGCGTAGGCATCCGCAGCGGGGAGGTGACACCGAACAGCCCATCACGACCGCACAGCTCCATGAGTCAGCAAAGCGCCAGCAGTGTGGGCAGCAGTAACGTCAATCTGCGTCCTCGTACAGCTGCCCCGCGTCGACCGCGACCTGCTTCTATTGCCGGTACCGGTGTTTCGGTCACAGAACGACACAGTGAGCATGCCTTTTTTTGAATACTCtcttgttattaaaaaaaaaaagaaagaaagaaaaatccttGTACACGAAGGGACCAAGCGGGTACCGCTCGAGTGTTTATTTCGCACGAAAACGTGCGGATCCATTCGACGCGACGAGAATCTTTTTTGCCCTGCGGTATTTGGACCCGAACTTCTGTTTACTAAACGCTTTGTCCGAAAAACAGTTtgttttttcaatttgaattgTCGTTCCAAACGAACGTTGATTTCCTCGATTTTTCTATGcagtgtttctttttttttttcattgatcACGGTTTTAGTTTTTGTACATGGCTTACAtgttatttatctatttaatttgttttttttttttgtcctttttctttcgatacaTTAGTCGAGATTGCACATTCAAATACCGCGTGTACGTAGACACAACGTGACTCGTGTCGTGAGTTTCAagtttgtaataatacgtagATCTAGTGAGCGAACCGAAATCGACGAAGGATTCGAAACCGCCACTGCCAAAGGTCCATAGCACTCCAAAGAAATCATCTACACCGAAAGCGACGGAGATCAAGAAGCCGACAGAGAAACTGGTGAAGAGCGCGAAGGCTTCACCGCGAATAACCCCGAAAGTGACACCGCTGCAAAGCCCTGGAGCCGAGAATGCTCCGCTGATTCGTGGCAGTACCGGAGAGATAATAAAAAGCGAAGTGAAAGAGGATACAAAATTGGATGATAAATACGAGGAGAAGAAAGACCAAGGCACCGAGAAAACacaagtaattaattttctccatTAACGAAATGCAGATAAACGCGATGCACACATGAAAATGATCGATACGTGTTATATGTTCTTAATTGCAGCAGGAAATAAGCGCCGCGGAGCAGGGtaacgaagaaatgaaaaagtcGGTCGTTATCGAACAATCCAATTCTATATCTAAGCAAACGAAGGACGAAACTAATTTGAATCAAGAGAATCAATCGACTGTGCGGTCTCAAGAAACGCCCAAAGCTGCGAAGAAGGAAACCGAGGCGAAATCCGAGAACAACGTGGAGGAACAGGTCGATATGTCAGGTAAGCTGGACTTTggatattgaaatatgaattaggagattaataaataaatggccGTTTTTTAGCATCGATGATAGCAAAGATCCGGATCACTACGGAAGAGGAAGCCAAGGCAGCTATAGCTGAACGTAGAAGATTAGCTAGAGAACAGGCTGAACGAGAAGCCGAGCTTGAACGCCAACGACAGGTACGGTTTTAAAGAGATTTTTCGCATAAAAGAGTGGATTATTCGCGATATGAAGAGACTTCATAGAGAGATCTTTTTACAGGAGGAAGAAGCCCGTTTAGAGGCCGAGAGATTGCGCGCTGAGGAAGAAGAACAACGTCGTTTGGAGGAAGAAACGCTTCGTTTGGCTAATGAAGCTCGTGAAGCCGAGGAACAGAGACTGAGACTGGCGATTGAGGAAGCGAAACGTCGCGAGGAAGAGGataggagaagaagagaagaggaggcTCGTCagaaacaagagaaagaagaggctgAACGGAAAGCGAGGGAAGAAGCGGAAAGGTCAGTTGATTTCTTTCAGATGACGTGATTTTATTCGATCAACATTCTCTGTGGTCAAGCGTTTAATGACCACTATGTGATGTTTTTGTTACAGACAACGGATCGAAATGGCGGAACGCCTTAAGagggaagaggaagagagactTGCTAGACGTAAACGTGTCGAGGCGATCATGCTTAGAACTCGGGGCAAGAACCAAAATAATACACCTACGAAAGTAAGATTACACATTTTTCGTTCATTGAATAATGTTTATGTGATCGTTAATTAAACTCTTGTTcctgaaagaaatatttacgatcgTGTTTCGTGCTTTGTATAGGGTGAAGGTGGTGATGGCGATAAGTTGAAAGAAGACAGTCctaacgatgaaaataaaacggcACCAGGTAGCAAAGTCGAAGATGTTATGACAGCCAGTCTGATATCCGAAGCAACTCAACAATTTATTAGCGGAGAGCAACGAGCTCACCATACAGAAAACAATACTACTACGGACATTGTTCATAACGGCACGCATAGTAATGgcattaatgaaaataaaattgtgttGGATAATAATCAGGGTAATGTGGAAGGAGAACTGAATGGTCATCATACAAATCACGGAAACGGTATCAACAGTCAATCAATTACACTGGATAATGCCACTGTGTAAGTATATCAAATTCAAAGTTACAGATTTGTAACAAACATTTCTATTAACCTAAGAGTTACATCCTGACACTTACCTGACCGCCATTAAAACAAAACCAAAAAATCCAAGATATAACTGGATTTCGCATCGATAAGAAAAACTGAAAGATAACATCGAAGAGCATCTCAAAGAATTGTGAGTTCATTTGGTTTTTAGATCATTcgacaataatattattacgaatG comes from Bombus pyrosoma isolate SC7728 linkage group LG2, ASM1482585v1, whole genome shotgun sequence and encodes:
- the LOC122574303 gene encoding MAP7 domain-containing protein 1-like isoform X14, with amino-acid sequence MGADDMNREIPSSTLATLRGILVSSLSRENLGPHDLPVQENGRHRPYRKVHFREAGAASEETNQRSSSAHNRHSLTKDVKRRQSLYDEDSLDGDHPSENEGRESTGSAKDVDRAKLVRERQNEERQRKLEELRQQALAAQRFREQREEERRRRIDELKSRDNDRRNQVGERKRAICEAERERREAILRKNQEREARIEAKKKNERSHIVFAFGSSTPRMLEPADTGGSTFWGTRRATSTTNVMMFSAAQPLTRRSSERELDGSKKRATSAGGLDRKPGEDMRMSSSMYEVFNWNSSPDPPLTPAKHKRASLSLPPTTDIFAIDDKSDSDTRRPMIQRAASGEESDGTPGTPSSVYLRVNRRRTDLMPTIPSPRDGPPSSGRSSSAKAFARSPGRTYSMSRLDQLAQPRKRPTELSTLTEQQSQPLSASSMSRSMSHLAASGGKSLKRSDNSRSMGTLPGAVPMPRPTRAERLRRKAREHQNQQQQGIRSGEVTPNSPSRPHSSMSQQSASSVGSSNVNLRPRTAAPRRPRPASIAGTGVSVTERHNLVSEPKSTKDSKPPLPKVHSTPKKSSTPKATEIKKPTEKLVKSAKASPRITPKVTPLQSPGAENAPLIRGSTGEIIKSEVKEDTKLDDKYEEKKDQGTEKTQQEISAAEQGNEEMKKSVVIEQSNSISKQTKDETNLNQENQSTVRSQETPKAAKKETEAKSENNVEEQVDMSASMIAKIRITTEEEAKAAIAERRRLAREQAEREAELERQRQEEEARLEAERLRAEEEEQRRLEEETLRLANEAREAEEQRLRLAIEEAKRREEEDRRRREEEARQKQEKEEAERKAREEAERQRIEMAERLKREEEERLARRKRVEAIMLRTRGKNQNNTPTKGEGGDGDKLKEDSPNDENKTAPGSKVEDVMTASLISEATQQFISGEQRAHHTENNTTTDIVHNGTHSNGINENKIVLDNNQGNVEGELNGHHTNHGNGINSQSITLDNATVKQNNVTNNLLDLTEFDSLSNSSSGPILQLTSNLANEDTLNSNLNPAAIPFTPMANTYMPTAANANVNPFQDSFMNNKPQDNSQVPDLLS
- the LOC122574303 gene encoding MAP7 domain-containing protein 1-like isoform X1, with protein sequence MFSELCRETLRKAAVCYSSGRAGSSSPSPPTSPPPSPAKEAKTTANVDLANVRDACHEARDPGTSGRRSPQQPSSSATCTTEFRDYTGRRSPTASGDSREKRSTVSGDFGKRLGCPEAKDGKRGSVAADTRDGRSVSPEKGRQWEDNRGSSGGYEYGRPDSRLGRQSPGSPGSSPEPEDNSSTSGDEAGAASEETNQRSSSAHNRHSLTKEQTMHWFAQIGGDEASPDSSDVKRRQSLYDEDSLDGDHPSENEGRESTGSAKDVDRAKLVRERQNEERQRKLEELRQQALAAQRFREQREEERRRRIDELKSRDNDRRNQVGERKRAICEAERERREAILRKNQEREARIEAKKKNERSHIVFAFGSSTPRMLEPADTGGSTFWGTRRATSTTNVMMFSAAQPLTRRSSERELDGSKKRATSAGGLDRKPGEDMRMSSSMYEVFNWNSSPDPPLTPAKHKRASLSLPPTTDIFAIDDKSDSDTRRPMIQRAASGEESDGTPGTPSSVYLRVNRRRTDLMPTIPSPRDGPPSSGRSSSAKAFARSPGRTYSMSRLDQLAQPRKRPTELSTLTEQQSQPLSASSMSRSMSHLAASGGKSLKRSDNSRSMGTLPGAVPMPRPTRAERLRRKAREHQNQQQQGIRSGEVTPNSPSRPHSSMSQQSASSVGSSNVNLRPRTAAPRRPRPASIAGTGVSVTERHNLVSEPKSTKDSKPPLPKVHSTPKKSSTPKATEIKKPTEKLVKSAKASPRITPKVTPLQSPGAENAPLIRGSTGEIIKSEVKEDTKLDDKYEEKKDQGTEKTQQEISAAEQGNEEMKKSVVIEQSNSISKQTKDETNLNQENQSTVRSQETPKAAKKETEAKSENNVEEQVDMSASMIAKIRITTEEEAKAAIAERRRLAREQAEREAELERQRQEEEARLEAERLRAEEEEQRRLEEETLRLANEAREAEEQRLRLAIEEAKRREEEDRRRREEEARQKQEKEEAERKAREEAERQRIEMAERLKREEEERLARRKRVEAIMLRTRGKNQNNTPTKGEGGDGDKLKEDSPNDENKTAPGSKVEDVMTASLISEATQQFISGEQRAHHTENNTTTDIVHNGTHSNGINENKIVLDNNQGNVEGELNGHHTNHGNGINSQSITLDNATVKQNNVTNNLLDLTEFDSLSNSSSGPILQLTSNLANEDTLNSNLNPAAIPFTPMANTYMPTAANANVNPFQDSFMNNKPQDNSQVPDLLS
- the LOC122574303 gene encoding ensconsin-like isoform X27 — protein: MFSELCRETLRKAAVCYSSGRAGSSSPSPPTSPPPSPAKEAKTTANVDLANVRDACHEARDPGTSGRRSPQQPSSSATCTTEFRDYTGRRSPTASGDSREKRSTVSGDFGKRLGCPEAKDGKRGSVAADTRDGRSVSPEKGRQWEDNRGSSGGYEYGRPDSRLGRQSPGSPGSSPEPEDNSSTSGDEAGAASEETNQRSSSAHNRHSLTKEQTMHWFAQIGGDEASPDSSDVKRRQSLYDEDSLDGDHPSENEGRESTGSAKDVDRAKLVRERQNEERQRKLEELRQQALAAQRFREQREEERRRRIDELKSRDNDRRNQVGERKRAICEAERERREAILRKNQEREARIEAKKKNERSHIVFAFGSSTPRMLEPADTGGSTFWGTRRATSTTNVMMFSAAQPLTRRSSERELDGSKKRATSAGGLDRKPGEGIRSGEVTPNSPSRPHSSMSQQSASSVGSSNVNLRPRTAAPRRPRPASIAGTGVSVTERHNLVSEPKSTKDSKPPLPKVHSTPKKSSTPKATEIKKPTEKLVKSAKASPRITPKVTPLQSPGAENAPLIRGSTGEIIKSEVKEDTKLDDKYEEKKDQGTEKTQQEISAAEQGNEEMKKSVVIEQSNSISKQTKDETNLNQENQSTVRSQETPKAAKKETEAKSENNVEEQVDMSASMIAKIRITTEEEAKAAIAERRRLAREQAEREAELERQRQEEEARLEAERLRAEEEEQRRLEEETLRLANEAREAEEQRLRLAIEEAKRREEEDRRRREEEARQKQEKEEAERKAREEAERQRIEMAERLKREEEERLARRKRVEAIMLRTRGKNQNNTPTKGEGGDGDKLKEDSPNDENKTAPGSKVEDVMTASLISEATQQFISGEQRAHHTENNTTTDIVHNGTHSNGINENKIVLDNNQGNVEGELNGHHTNHGNGINSQSITLDNATVKQNNVTNNLLDLTEFDSLSNSSSGPILQLTSNLANEDTLNSNLNPAAIPFTPMANTYMPTAANANVNPFQDSFMNNKPQDNSQVPDLLS
- the LOC122574303 gene encoding MAP7 domain-containing protein 1-like isoform X23, yielding MWCCKRLDASDWPVTTIVRAGAASEETNQRSSSAHNRHSLTKDVKRRQSLYDEDSLDGDHPSENEGRESTGSAKDVDRAKLVRERQNEERQRKLEELRQQALAAQRFREQREEERRRRIDELKSRDNDRRNQVGERKRAICEAERERREAILRKNQEREARIEAKKKNERSHIVFAFGSSTPRMLEPADTGGSTFWGTRRATSTTNVMMFSAAQPLTRRSSERELDGSKKRATSAGGLDRKPGEDMRMSSSMYEVFNWNSSPDPPLTPAKHKRASLSLPPTTDIFAIDDKSDSDTRRPMIQRAASGEESDGTPGTPSSVYLRVNRRRTDLMPTIPSPRDGPPSSGRSSSAKAFARSPGRTYSMSRLDQLAQPRKRPTELSTLTEQQSQPLSASSMSRSMSHLAASGGKSLKRSDNSRSMGTLPGAVPMPRPTRAERLRRKAREHQNQQQQGIRSGEVTPNSPSRPHSSMSQQSASSVGSSNVNLRPRTAAPRRPRPASIAGTGVSVTERHNLVSEPKSTKDSKPPLPKVHSTPKKSSTPKATEIKKPTEKLVKSAKASPRITPKVTPLQSPGAENAPLIRGSTGEIIKSEVKEDTKLDDKYEEKKDQGTEKTQQEISAAEQGNEEMKKSVVIEQSNSISKQTKDETNLNQENQSTVRSQETPKAAKKETEAKSENNVEEQVDMSASMIAKIRITTEEEAKAAIAERRRLAREQAEREAELERQRQEEEARLEAERLRAEEEEQRRLEEETLRLANEAREAEEQRLRLAIEEAKRREEEDRRRREEEARQKQEKEEAERKAREEAERQRIEMAERLKREEEERLARRKRVEAIMLRTRGKNQNNTPTKGEGGDGDKLKEDSPNDENKTAPGSKVEDVMTASLISEATQQFISGEQRAHHTENNTTTDIVHNGTHSNGINENKIVLDNNQGNVEGELNGHHTNHGNGINSQSITLDNATVKQNNVTNNLLDLTEFDSLSNSSSGPILQLTSNLANEDTLNSNLNPAAIPFTPMANTYMPTAANANVNPFQDSFMNNKPQDNSQVPDLLS